The following proteins are encoded in a genomic region of Hirundo rustica isolate bHirRus1 chromosome 3, bHirRus1.pri.v3, whole genome shotgun sequence:
- the TDRD6 gene encoding tudor domain-containing protein 6 isoform X2 has protein sequence MGSGPGSLGRGDTVTLRVRAVGLYPEVPILRLWGLLGERKADYALLYREIQAAAGPHLAARPEPGGPGASGTRLCPGELALVEVLGVWYRCCVVSCSAQGYRVFLLDEGYVVTTSACYLARGCSELFQLPPEVLACVVADVMPPHSHEGTASGDSPVPKWTIEAMEFLSFLHGKEVSGVVQEVITPQLIVLELPQLVAQMRQLGLAKRVSPSCFCQVLRRYLPFGQLKKQLRQQSPACSLGAFAVPQLVRVLLSYRPLSPALDYYYPQLQLGVTEPVLVTHVSDPHHIYCQLQCLSQEICCLSDTMCHAYDRWEQDLLPKVGSPCAARGMDGQWYRAILLELIAGEQDQHSAVVIFVDYGKKETVTQANLRHLPAQCFRMPVVTYMCALQGVSDGGCGWSPLQIDLLKALVLGRGVSAHIKAFNSFEHLYYVTLYGENGVDLNHLFGSQACCLVSSPVSQTEAHEQLEIEESLVEELELPPEAPPVLTHRDLAAVAGVHLKTWTLYSARVSHLRDPSEFWLQLHEYYQLFRQLRQCMWNFYSYSTKLDSAGWDPQPGSLCCASGNEGVFYRAVVTRVLDTGVEVHLVDRGSTETVDLHAVKELLPRFRELPALALKCCLAGVSPPRGSWNEASVSAFREMVLNKELKVWFLNVQGDKYMVEIFDRSQLGEGRVSKLMAQGGYAKYQRYEIPKTYQKPDKSVAQTSPLVCAAEEGQINAEKRLREECDLKSSDRILDSHVSMMVRESPDAAIHNSKSSESLLSRDSEGKKNLHTSLRQNYVEIKPGSSCGGHLEVGSTVNVILSYVENPSCFWCQLSRNSNDLQVLMDEIQEHCKNSSQPHVWPNLVCLAQYSEDKKWYRALIVSERICAEKVEVIYVDYGNREQVCLTKLRAINERFLRLEAQAFRCSLYNLIQPNGQNPFAWDEEAIQAFRQFVFNSSSDLDLKCTIFALASINRDLFNIVDLITPFQSACQFLTERGVARRLFPQKHLESLVQLHSFYYSSHGIKIGSEEDVYITHVENPWTFYCQLERCADTLAQLAGNISCLCERVTSTGTLGKSGSLCLARYSDSQWYRGVIIERQPKAKVFFVDFGNTETIETDDLLILPSDASDILLVPMQAVKCSVSDVASVSKEAATWFKEAVLEKRLKAIVVAKDSDNTLLVELFDRNTQINTKLKELSLNSTGLCSHVHNETLCPRNTDVNERDETAESPLNAGRLLERKKYLPEAQQEQESKRNFKEVVNLFQYSMKGDEAAGLRESGEMLSSKKDAVLLNKAGEESLLFSQKDTLSDTKSDAEGRCIMLKNASDLPPQKIVPALKTLVYVSYVSDPLDFYVQLGSDEVQLNNILESLNNGKSVKDPCGQLFQAGDLISAVYSEDSLWYRAVVKEKTSDNSMRVHYIDYGDTSVISVDQARRLPKNLSSIPAMSIHCFLGGLKCKNNADWTEKAVFYFTKRTSEILLSCEFVKKVEDKWEVILSDHQGIITVDLADKDIANRERLFSRKKIDKRENHDLISGCEPLPPQVQSETSCVSASKSFSWKFPEAGQTLKIYVTVVNSPGYFWCHRADTKDVSYIEKKIEESEKLGLSSLNNGKSCMKSGDTCLAKYSKDGWFYRAQISSMNGDSVVVRHVDYGSEESVSLEMIRQMPCELLRVPGQAFACCLSGFSPSDGSWLSEANKKFYDMTENLVLEAEVVEICENKDSEVPLCVVKLEASGNSINEEMKPFWRANKETGESAFSNLCRPLKENRSSNSSLGLCLNKETTAVSGLAQEESESALFCSDPYLGVSSECLETAEANVSVGAASGKVGDGCETGDRENGFDREMPLSEGDGDNNKLLEPVRNGSPHIVGNEIKAAVQDLSEILFGEEAELKAEVTGSTPAASLFLEKEQELERWPVLQAQPSASNGTKTLGELDPLEMHLACDDLNKFLQKLEGVSEKSPFDDGTKEALKAKSLEMQASGSEARETVLKQELLELPDVRDETGQLTALNCLGMLPLLDEKESLVPSVTGASADREKSLELIPSDVQPSLGEKTKKLQVNLSGIHEEAAILDDWMEADPPSLGLSSCCGRPEKELHQKMHVKQLMLTKFEPFLELVLPDVQPLQGDREEDLLRLEHAVLQSSANSGSQFSFLSKDSANQRPVFAVKSCDCKIEKHKGWQKREDECMEEWIEQDLTDSFKESGNMCVQSLSCQPGEDEKQNENLADCSAAHHDYPCNLKGFAVGSKCVVWTSLKWCDARILEVSEKGTKVLNLCSGNEEIVHPENVWNGIPDQAYRSSEKSKLTAVAI, from the exons ATGGGCTCCGGGCCGGGGTCCCTTGGCCGCGGCGATACCGTCACCCTGCGGGTCCGCGCCGTGGGGCTGTACCCCGAGGTGCCCATCCTGCGActctgggggctgctgggagaACGTAAGGCTGACTATGCCCTCCTCTACCGTGAGATCCaggcggcggccgggccgcaCCTGGCGGCCCGCCCAGAGCCCGGCGGGCCGGGGGCCAGCGGGACTAGGCTGTGCCCAGGAGAGCTGGCACTGGTGGAGGTGTTGGGTGTGTGGTACCGCTGCTGTGTGGTGAGTTGTAGTGCCCAGGGCTACCGTGTTTTCCTGCTGGACGAGGGATACGTGGTGACCACATCCGCCTGTTACCTGGCAcggggctgctcagagctgttcCAGCTGCCCCCGGAGGTGCTGGCCTGTGTTGTGGCTGATGTCATGCCCCCCCACAGTCACGAGGGGACAGCAAGTGGGGATTCACCAGTGCCCAAGTGGACCATAGAGGCGATGGAGTTCCTCAGCTTCCTGCATGGCAAGGAGGTGTCTGGTGTGGTGCAGGAGGTGATAACACCGCAGCTCATCGTGCTCGAGCTGCCCCAGCTCGTGGCTCAGATGCGGCAGCTGGGCCTGGCCAAACGTGtctctcccagctgcttctGCCAGGTGCTCAGGCGCTACCTACCTTTTGGCCAGTTAAAGAAGCAACTCCGTCAGCAGTCTCCAGCGTGTTCCCTTGGAGCTTTTGCGGTTCCGCAGCTTGTCCGTGTGTTGCTGTCATACCGGCCTCTGTCACCTGCCTTGGATTACTACTACCCTCAGCTTCAGTTGGGAGTGACAGAGCCTGTCCTAGTGACCCACGTCTCTGACCCACACCACATTTACTGCCAGTTGCAGTGCCTGTCACAGGAGATCTGTTGCCTTTCTGATACCATGTGCCATGCTTATGACCGGTGGGAGCAGGACTTACTGCCCAAAGTGGGTTCACCTTGTGCTGCCCGTGGGATGGATGGCCAGTGGTACCGTGCCATTCTGCTGGAGCTCATTGCTGGGGAGCAGGACCAGCACTCAGCTGTTGTCATTTTTGTGGACTATGGCAAGAAGGAGACTGTGACCCAAGCTAACCTGCGCCATTTGCCTGCCCAATGTTTTCGCATGCCTGTGGTCACTTACATGTGTGCTCTTCAGGGTGTTTCGGATGGGGGCTGTGGCTGGTCCCCATTGCAGATTGATTTGCTGAAAGCGTTGGTGCTCGGAAGAGGTGTGAGTGCTCACATCAAAGCCTTTAACTCCTTTGAGCATCTCTATTATGTCACCCTCTATGGGGAAAATGGTGTTGATTTGAACCATCTTTTTGGGTCTCAGGCTTGCTGCCTGGTCAGCAGTCCTGTAAGCCAAACTGAGGCTCATGAGCAGCTGGAAATAGAGGAATCCTTAGTTGAAGAATTGGAATTGCCACCAGAAGCACCTCCTGTTTTAACACACAGAGATTTGGCTGCTGTAGCTGGTGTGCATCTGAAGACCTGGACATTGTACAGCGCACGGGTCTCCCACCTCCGAGACCCGTCTGAgttctggctgcagctccatgAGTATTACCagctcttcaggcagctgaggCAGTGCATGTGGAATTTTTATTCCTATTCCACAAAGCTGGACAGTGCTGGATGGGACCCACAGCCTGGATCCCTTTGTTGTGCCAGTGGGAATGAGGGTGTCTTTTATCGAGCGGTGGTCACCAGGGTACTGGACACTGGGGTGGAAGTTCACCTGGTGGacagaggcagcacagaaacTGTGGATCTGCATGCTGtgaaggagctgctccctcGGTTTAGGGAGCTACCTGCTTTAGCTCTGAAGTGTTGTTTGGCAGGTGTCTCCCCTCCAAGAGGGAGTTGGAATGAAGCTTCTGTGTCTGCATTCAGGGAGATGGTACTGAACAAGGAACTGAAAGTTTGGTTTTTGAATGTACAGGGTGACAAATACATGGTTGAAATTTTTGACCGCTCCCAGTTAGGAGAGGGAAGAGTAAGTAAACTCATGGCCCAGGGGGGTTATGCTAAATACCAGAGGTATGAAATACCTAAGACTTACCAGAAACCAGATAAATCTGTAGCACAGACCTCTCCCCTAGTGTGTGCTGCAGAGGAAGGccaaataaatgcagaaaagaggCTCAGAGAAGAATGTGATCTGAAAAGCAGTGATAGAATACTTGATTCTCATGTGAGTATGATGGTCAGAGAGAGCCCTGATGCAGCCATTCACAATTCTAAAAGTAGTGAATCTCTTCTTTCTCGAGACTCTGAGGGTAAGAAAAATCTGCACACCTCTTTGAGACAGAACTATGTGGAAATTAAGCCAGGCTCCTCTTGTGGAGGTCACTTAGAAGTGGGAAGTACAGTTAATGTTATTTTGTCATATGTTGAGAATCCTAGTTGTTTTTGGTGTCAGTTAAGTAGAAATTCCAATGACCTTCAGGTACTAATGGATGAAATTCAGGAGCATTGCAAAAATTCATCCCAGCCACATGTTTGGCCAAATCTTGTGTGTTTAGCCCAGTACTCAGAGGATAAAAAATGGTACAGGGCTTTAATAGTTAGTGAACGAATTTGTGCAGAAAAGGTAGAAGTCATATACGTTGACTATGGCAACAGAGAGCAGGTGTGTCTAACAAAGCTCCGTGCAATTAACGAACGCTTCCTTAGGTTAGAGGCTCAGGCATTCAGGTGCAGCCTCTACAACTTAATCCAGCCCAATGGTCAGAATCCTTTTGCTTGGGATGAAGAAGCAATTCAGGCTTTTCGtcagtttgtttttaattcatcATCTGACCTTGACCTGAAATGTACAATCTTTGCCTTGGCTTCAATAAATAGGGACCTGTTTAACATTGTAGATTTAATCACACCTTTTCAGAGTGCTTGCCAGTTTCTCACTGAGAGAGGTGTAGCCAGACGTTTATTTCCTCAAAAGCACCTGGAATCTTTGGTCCAGCTTCACTCTTTCTATTATTCTAGTCACGGTATCAAAATCGGGAGTGAGGAAGATGTTTATATTACACATGTTGAGAATCCATGGACATTTTACTGCCAACTTGAAAGGTGTGCAGATACCTTGGCACAGCTGGCTGGTAACATCAGTTGCCTGTGTGAGAGAGTGACCAGCACAGGAACCTTGGGGAAGTCTGGGAGCCTGTGTCTAGCAAGGTACTCTGACAGTCAGTGGTATAGGGGAGTAATTATAGAAAGACAACCTAAGGCTAAAGTCTTCTTTGTGGATTTTGGGAACACAGAGACAATAGAGACAGATGATCTGCTTATTTTACCTAGTGATGCTTCTGATATCTTGCTTGTGCCAATGCAGGCTGTAAAGTGTTCTGTGTCTGATGTAGCATCTGTTTCCAAAGAAGCTGCAACATGGTTTAAGGAAGCTGTCCTAGAAAAGAGATTAAAAGCAATAGTGGTAGCAAAGGACTCTGATAATACACTGCTGGTTGAGTTGTTTGATAGAAATACTCAAATTAATACAAAACTGAAAGAGCTAAGCCTGAACAGTACAGGGCTGTGTAGTCATGTACACAATGAGACTTTGTGCCCTAGAAATACAGATGTGAATGAGAGGGATGAGACTGCAGAGTCCCCTTTAAATGCAGGTAGgcttcttgaaagaaaaaaatacctacCTGAAGCCCAGCAAGAACAAGAGAGCAAAAGAAACTTCAAAGAAGTTGTAAACCTTTTCCAGTACTCAATGAAGGGAGATGAGGCAGCTGGATTACGAGAATCTGGCGAGATGCTTAGCAGTAAGAAGGATGCTGTTTTGTTGAATAAAGCAGGGGAGGAGTCTCTGCTCTTTTCCCAGAAGGATACACTGTCTGATACTAAATCTGATGCTGAAGGCAGGTGTATAATGCTTAAAAATGCATCTGATCTACCACCACAGAAGATAGTGCCAGCTCTTAAAACCTTAGTGTATGTGTCTTATGTCAGTGACCCGCTGGATTTTTACGTTCAACTAGGGAGTGATGAGGTTCAGCTTAACAACATTTTGGAAAGTTTAAACAATGGGAAATCAGTGAAGGACCCTTGTGGACAGCTTTTCCAAGCAGGAGATTTAATCAGTGCTGTTTATTCAGAAGACAGCCTGTGGTATCGAGCTGTAGTAAAAGAGAAGACTTCTGACAATTCGATGCGGGTACATTATATTGACTATGGTGATACTTCCGTGATTAGTGTTGATCAAGCACGCAGACTCCCTAAGAACTTGTCATCTATTCCAGCCATGAGCATTCACTGCTTCCTAGGTGGACTCAAATGCAAAAACAATGCAGACTGGACAGAGAAAGCAGTGTTTTACTTCACCAAGAGAACAAGTGAAATCCTGCTGTCTTGTGAATTTGTAAAGAAGGTTGAGGATAAATGGGAAGTTATTCTCAGTGACCATCAAGGTATAATAACAGTGGATTTAGCTGATAAAGATATTGCAAATAGAGAAAGgcttttctcaaggaaaaaaattgataaaagaGAGAACCATGACCTGATCAGTGGCTGTGAGCCTTTGCCTCCTCAGGTACAAAGTGAGACTTCCTGTGTAAGTGCTTCTAAATCCTTTAGCTGGAAATTTCCAGAGGCAGGTCAGACTTTAAAAATTTATGTTACAGTGGTAAATAGTCCAGGATACTTCTGGTGTCACCGTGCTGATACCAAAGATGTGAGCtacattgagaaaaaaatagaggaatCTGAAAAGCTTGGACTAAGCTCTCTGAACAATGGCAAGTCTTGTATGAAAAGTGGTGATACTTGTCTAGCAAAATACAGTAAAGATGGGTGGTTCTACAGAGCTCAGATCAGCAGCATGAATGGTGACAGTGTAGTTGTTAGACACGTGGATTACGGAAGCGAGGAAAGCGTCAGCCTGGAGATGATCCGACAGATGCCATGTGAACTGCTCAGAGTACCTGGGCAGGCATTTGCTTGCTGTCTGTCAGGTTTCAGTCCCTCAGATGGCTCATGGCTTAGTGAAGCaaataagaagttttatgaTATGACTGAAAATCTTGTATTAGAAGCTGAAGTAGTTGaaatttgtgaaaataaagaCTCTGAAGTCCCTCTGTGTGTTGTCAAGCTGGAAGCTTCTGGCAATAGTATTAATGAAGAGATGAAGCCTTTTTGGAgggctaataaagaaactggTGAGAGTGCTTTCTCAAACCTTTGCAGGCCcctaaaggaaaacagaagttcAAACAGCAGTTTGGGTCTTTGTCTCAACAAAGAGACTACTGCTGTCAGTGGATTAgctcaggaagaaagtgaaagtgctttattttgttctgaTCCTTACCTGGGTGTAAGTTCTGAGTGCTTAGAAACTGCAGAAGCAAATGTGTCAGTGGGAGCTGCCAGTGGGAAGGTTGGTGATGGATGTGAAACAGGAGACCGTGAGAACGGTTTTGATAGAGAGATGCCTCTGTCTGAAGGTGATGGTGATAACAATAAGCTACTGGAACCAGTGAGAAACGGCAGCCCTCATATTGTGGggaatgaaataaaagctgCAGTACAAGACCTGTCTGAAATACTGTttggagaggaggcagagctgaaaGCAGAAGTGACAGGCAgtactccagcagccagccttttcctagaaaaagaacaagaattGGAGAGATGGCCAGTGCTCCAGGCACAGCCATCTGCAAGCAATGGAACTAAGACATTAGGAGAACTGGATCCATTAGAAATGCACTTAGCATGTGATGATCTAAACAAGTTCTTACAGAAGCTAGAGGGAGTTTCTGAAAAGTCCCCCTTTGATGACGGAACAAAGGAAGCACTGAAAGCAAAGTCCCTTGAAATGCAGGCATCAGGCAGTGAAGCAAGAGAGACAGTGTTGAAGCAGGAATTGCTGGAGCTGCCAGATGTGAGGGATGAGACAGGGCAGTTGACAGCTCTGAACTGTCTTGGGATGTTACCATTACTTGATGAGAAAGAAAGCCTGGTGCCTTCAGTTACTGGTGCCTCTGCTGACAGAGAGAAGTCATTAGAGCTGATTCCATCTGATGTTCAGCCTTCTTTGGGAGAGAAGACCAAGAAACTGCAAGTGAATTTGTCTGGAATTCATGAAGAAGCAGCTATACTAGATGATTGGATGGAAGCAGACCCTCCTTCCCTAGGGCTGTCATCATGTTGTGGGAGACCTGAGAAAGAACTGCACCAGAAGATGCATGTCAAGCAGTTGATGCTAACCAAATTTGAGCCCTTTCTGGAACTGGTGCTGCCTGATGTTCAGCCTCTTcagggggacagggaggaggaCTTGTTGAGGCTGGAACATGCTGTGCTACAGAGTTCTGCAAATAGTGGAAgtcaattttcatttctttcaaaagacTCAGCGAATCAAAGGCCTGTTTTCGCTGTGAAATCATGTGACTGTAAAATTGAGAAACATAAGGGCTGGCAGAAGAGGGAAGATGAGTGTATGGAAGAATGGATAGAACAAGACTTGACTGACTCATTTAAAGAGAGTGGAAATATGTGTGTTCAGTCTTTAAGCTGTCAGCCTGGGgaagatgaaaagcaaaatgagaaCTTGGCTGACTGCAGTGCAG CACACCATGACTATCCTTGTAATCTGAAGGGCTTTGCTGTTGGTTCCAAGTGTGTGGTGTGGACTTCTCTCAAATGGTGTGATGCTCGCATTTTGGAGGTATCTGAGAAGGGTACCAAG GTCTTGAACCTCTGCAGTGGCAATGAGGAGATTGTGCATCCTGAGAACGTCTGGAATGGAATTCCTGACCAGGCTTACAGATCATCTGAG